Proteins found in one Pirellulales bacterium genomic segment:
- a CDS encoding acyl carrier protein codes for MTVSEIRDCVLEILSDIAPDEDLSNLKDDVPFREQLELDSMDFLDIVMELRKRYRVQIPEDDYVELRSMSSTVTYLEPLMKDLQQV; via the coding sequence GTGACCGTTAGCGAAATCCGCGATTGCGTACTCGAGATCCTCTCTGACATCGCCCCGGACGAAGACCTTTCGAACCTGAAGGACGACGTGCCGTTCCGCGAGCAGTTGGAGCTGGACAGCATGGATTTTCTCGACATCGTCATGGAACTGCGGAAGCGCTACCGCGTGCAGATTCCCGAGGACGACTACGTCGAGCTGCGCAGCATGTCGAGCACCGTCACCTACCTCGAACCTCTGATGAAGGACCTGCAGCAGGTCTAG
- a CDS encoding NAD(P)/FAD-dependent oxidoreductase has translation MYDTIIIGAGMSGLAAGIRLAHYDQRVCLLERHTTIGGLNSFYRLGGRNFDVGLHAMTNFTPKGARKGPLARLLRQLRFQWDDLGLVQQLGSRIAFPGISLEFNNDFDFFRQQVHAHFPAEKDNFERLLTQIADYDDLELTVVDRSAREVVAGYLRDPLLIEMLFCPLMFYGSARENDIDFGQFCILFRSIYYEGLARPTAGIRSILKQLVRRFRSLGGELRLRAGVNRLHVENGKVIGVVLDDGTELMARNVLSSAGWLETMRMCDDVSAPDESRAGQLSFVETISVLDRLPSTLGFNHTTVFFNDSEKFTWQRPTDMVDVRSGTICSPNNFHYEAQPEEPMIRVTSLANYDLWAALSEPEYRLAKLHWYDQISAAAARVIPEFRGAVIDTDTYTPTTIRRFTGHVNGAVYGAARKVYDGTTHLKNLFLCGTDQGFVGIVGALLSGITMANRHLLREA, from the coding sequence ATGTACGACACCATCATCATCGGCGCCGGCATGTCGGGGTTGGCCGCGGGCATTCGCCTTGCGCACTACGATCAGCGCGTCTGCCTGCTCGAACGCCACACGACGATCGGCGGACTGAATTCGTTCTATCGCCTGGGGGGCCGGAATTTCGATGTCGGCCTGCATGCGATGACGAATTTCACCCCCAAGGGGGCTCGCAAGGGGCCGCTGGCGCGGTTGCTGCGCCAGTTGCGCTTTCAGTGGGACGACCTGGGGCTCGTGCAGCAGCTTGGCTCGCGGATCGCGTTCCCGGGAATCTCGCTCGAGTTCAACAACGACTTCGATTTTTTCCGCCAACAAGTTCACGCGCATTTTCCGGCGGAGAAGGACAACTTCGAGCGTTTGTTGACGCAGATTGCCGACTACGACGATCTGGAGCTGACGGTGGTCGATCGCTCGGCGCGCGAGGTGGTGGCCGGCTATCTGCGCGATCCGTTATTGATCGAGATGCTCTTCTGCCCGCTCATGTTTTATGGCAGCGCGCGGGAGAACGACATCGACTTTGGGCAGTTCTGCATCCTGTTTCGCAGCATTTACTACGAAGGTCTCGCGCGACCGACGGCGGGGATCCGTTCGATCCTCAAGCAGCTCGTGCGGCGCTTTCGCAGCCTCGGCGGCGAGTTGCGACTGCGAGCGGGAGTGAATCGGCTGCACGTCGAGAATGGAAAAGTGATCGGTGTGGTGCTGGACGACGGCACGGAGCTGATGGCCCGCAACGTCCTCTCCTCGGCAGGCTGGCTGGAGACGATGCGGATGTGTGACGACGTGAGCGCGCCGGACGAAAGCCGCGCCGGACAGTTGAGCTTCGTGGAGACGATCTCCGTGCTCGATCGCCTGCCGAGCACGCTGGGGTTCAACCACACCACGGTCTTTTTCAACGACTCGGAGAAGTTCACCTGGCAGCGGCCGACAGACATGGTCGACGTGCGCAGCGGCACGATTTGCTCGCCGAACAATTTCCACTACGAGGCGCAGCCCGAAGAGCCGATGATTCGCGTCACGTCGTTGGCGAATTACGACCTGTGGGCGGCCTTGTCCGAGCCCGAGTATCGCCTGGCCAAGCTGCACTGGTACGATCAGATCTCGGCCGCGGCGGCACGGGTGATTCCCGAATTCCGGGGCGCGGTGATCGACACCGACACCTACACGCCGACGACAATCCGTCGTTTCACCGGCCACGTGAATGGCGCGGTCTACGGCGCCGCTCGCAAGGTATACGACGGCACGACGCACCTGAAGAATCTGTTCTTGTGTGGGACGGATCAGGGTTTTGTCGGCATCGTCGGGGCCCTGCTCAGCGGCATCACGATGGCCAATCGGCACCTGTTGCGCGAGGCATGA
- a CDS encoding NAD(P)/FAD-dependent oxidoreductase: MSKDFLKGARDEYDVVVIGSGLAGLTAANTLAKSGQSVLLVEHHYQLGGMATWFKRRGGHIFDISLHGFPVGMVKSCRRYWTREIADSIVQLQNIRYDNPMFSLSTTFTREDFTRLLREKFGIEQATIEAFFDAARAMNFYDDQHLTIRDFFERFFPGREDVVRLLMEPITYANGSTLEDPAVAYGIVFSNFMSQGVYTFSGGTDRLITLMQAELLKNGVDLRIRAEVEKIHTAGGRVSGVTVNGRFIRARSIVSNANLKQTIFRLVGEEQFAPSFVEEAKGVRLNNSSCQVYIALRPGEPIDESNGDLLFSSTAPLFRTEALLSRDITSRTYSFYYPRTRPGSDRSLVVSSTNANYHDWASLSEEDYQASKQDLIETTLDALEKYVPDIRAKMDHVEASTPRTFEHYTKHLHGASFGTKFEGLAVSRGLPQQLPGLFHAGSVGIIMSGWLGAMNYGVIVANEVDSFLLEKSGSSTQVAAGSP; encoded by the coding sequence ATGTCCAAAGATTTTCTCAAAGGCGCCCGCGACGAGTACGACGTGGTCGTGATCGGTAGCGGTTTGGCGGGACTCACCGCCGCGAACACCTTGGCCAAGAGCGGTCAGAGCGTGCTGCTCGTCGAGCATCACTATCAGCTCGGCGGCATGGCCACCTGGTTCAAGCGGCGCGGTGGTCACATTTTCGACATCTCGCTGCACGGCTTCCCGGTCGGCATGGTCAAGAGCTGCCGCCGCTACTGGACGCGCGAGATCGCCGATTCGATCGTGCAGTTGCAGAACATTCGCTACGACAACCCGATGTTCTCGCTGTCGACCACCTTCACGCGCGAGGATTTCACCCGCCTGCTGCGCGAGAAGTTTGGCATCGAGCAGGCGACGATCGAGGCGTTCTTCGACGCCGCCCGGGCGATGAACTTCTACGACGATCAGCACCTGACGATTCGCGACTTCTTCGAGCGATTCTTCCCCGGTCGCGAGGATGTCGTGCGGCTGCTGATGGAGCCGATCACCTACGCCAACGGCTCGACGCTCGAAGATCCGGCCGTGGCATATGGCATCGTCTTCTCGAATTTCATGTCGCAGGGGGTCTACACGTTTTCGGGAGGCACCGACCGGCTCATCACGCTGATGCAGGCCGAACTGCTGAAGAATGGGGTCGATCTGCGTATCCGGGCCGAGGTCGAGAAGATTCACACCGCAGGGGGGCGCGTCTCGGGCGTGACCGTCAACGGGCGCTTCATTCGCGCCCGATCGATCGTCTCGAACGCGAATCTCAAGCAGACGATTTTCCGCCTGGTGGGAGAAGAGCAGTTCGCGCCCAGCTTTGTCGAGGAAGCCAAGGGGGTGCGGCTCAACAACTCGAGCTGCCAGGTCTACATCGCGCTGCGTCCGGGCGAGCCAATCGACGAGTCAAACGGCGATCTCCTGTTCAGCTCGACCGCGCCGTTGTTCCGTACCGAGGCCTTGTTGAGTCGCGACATCACGAGCCGGACCTACTCGTTCTACTATCCGCGCACGCGGCCGGGGAGCGATCGGTCTCTGGTGGTGTCGAGCACGAATGCCAACTACCACGACTGGGCCTCCCTCTCCGAAGAGGATTATCAGGCGAGCAAGCAGGATCTGATCGAGACGACGCTCGACGCGCTCGAGAAGTACGTGCCCGACATTCGCGCGAAGATGGACCACGTCGAGGCCTCGACTCCGCGCACCTTCGAGCATTACACGAAGCACTTGCACGGCGCAAGCTTCGGCACGAAGTTCGAGGGGCTGGCCGTGAGTCGGGGGCTGCCGCAGCAACTGCCCGGCCTCTTTCATGCGGGGAGCGTGGGCATCATCATGTCGGGTTGGCTCGGCGCGATGAACTACGGCGTCATCGTGGCGAACGAGGTCGATTCCTTCCTGCTCGAGAAAAGCGGTAGCTCGACGCAAGTCGCCGCCGGCTCACCATGA
- a CDS encoding beta-hydroxyacyl-ACP dehydratase, giving the protein MTRDAILAAIPHREPFLLVDEIVSRDAERIVCRKTFHAEDWFYQGHYPGQPVTPGVLLCEAAMQAGAILLSSLVDPAEASQKVPVATRMNDVRFKRMVRPGETIEIEVTLKERLAGAFFLEAKVTCQGKVAARLEFACTLADTIAEA; this is encoded by the coding sequence ATGACGCGCGACGCCATCCTGGCCGCCATTCCCCACCGCGAGCCCTTCCTGCTGGTGGACGAAATCGTTTCGCGCGACGCCGAACGGATCGTCTGTCGCAAGACGTTCCACGCCGAGGACTGGTTCTACCAAGGGCACTACCCCGGGCAGCCCGTGACGCCGGGCGTGCTGTTGTGCGAGGCGGCGATGCAGGCGGGCGCGATCCTGCTCAGCAGCCTGGTCGATCCGGCCGAGGCGTCGCAGAAGGTTCCCGTGGCGACGCGGATGAACGACGTGCGGTTCAAACGCATGGTCCGGCCGGGCGAGACGATCGAGATCGAAGTGACGCTCAAGGAACGGCTGGCCGGTGCGTTCTTCCTCGAGGCCAAGGTAACGTGCCAGGGCAAAGTCGCTGCACGATTAGAATTCGCCTGCACCCTGGCCGATACCATCGCGGAGGCTTAA
- a CDS encoding SDR family oxidoreductase produces the protein MDFLGLADKTILVFGVANRKSVAWHIARVLDDAGAWVVYVVRSEARRESLGKLAPQAEIYVCDLEHEEQIARLREEIGARHQVIHGIVHSVAWAGYEGGMKPFHETPKESFLRSVDISCYSLLAVSRAFADRLDADGSVVTISISTTRMASENYGYMAPIKAALDSSLAFLAKSFSQFSRVRFNAVAPGLLKTSASAGIPGYVESYLYAEQATLRHRALTTEEAANTAAFLLSPRSSGINAQCLVVDAGMSVNYFDRELIRRVMRTEE, from the coding sequence ATGGATTTTTTAGGATTGGCGGACAAAACGATCCTGGTCTTTGGCGTGGCCAATCGCAAGAGCGTGGCGTGGCACATCGCGCGGGTGTTGGACGACGCCGGCGCGTGGGTCGTCTATGTCGTGCGGAGCGAGGCGCGCCGCGAGAGCCTGGGCAAGCTGGCTCCCCAGGCGGAAATCTACGTCTGCGATCTCGAGCACGAGGAGCAGATCGCCCGGTTGCGCGAGGAGATCGGTGCCCGGCACCAGGTGATTCACGGCATCGTTCATTCGGTGGCCTGGGCCGGTTATGAAGGAGGCATGAAGCCCTTCCACGAGACGCCCAAGGAGTCGTTTCTCCGCTCGGTCGATATCTCGTGTTATTCGCTGTTGGCGGTGTCGCGGGCCTTTGCCGATCGGCTCGATGCGGATGGATCGGTGGTGACGATCTCGATCTCGACGACGCGCATGGCGAGTGAGAACTACGGCTACATGGCGCCGATCAAGGCGGCCCTCGATTCGTCGCTGGCCTTTCTGGCGAAGTCGTTCAGCCAGTTTTCGCGCGTGCGATTCAACGCCGTCGCGCCGGGGTTGTTGAAGACGTCGGCCTCGGCGGGGATACCGGGGTATGTCGAGTCGTATCTCTATGCCGAGCAGGCGACGCTGCGTCACCGCGCGCTCACGACCGAGGAAGCGGCCAACACGGCGGCGTTTCTTCTCAGTCCGCGCTCGAGTGGCATCAATGCCCAGTGCCTGGTGGTCGACGCCGGCATGAGCGTGAACTACTTCGATCGGGAATTGATCCGCCGCGTGATGCGGACCGAGGAATAG
- a CDS encoding ATP-binding protein, which translates to MSQKAWLWQTERTIPSEHGAGHQLLQEVLGQLTTHGWSEREVFGVHLALEEAVVNAIKHGNCLDCHKQVQVRCKISSERIYVEVQDEGTGFNPDAVPDCTDEEFIDRPCGRGIMLMRSFMSRVEYNESGNVVVLEKERERDS; encoded by the coding sequence ATGTCCCAAAAAGCCTGGCTCTGGCAAACCGAACGCACGATCCCCAGCGAGCATGGCGCCGGCCATCAATTGCTCCAAGAGGTGCTTGGGCAGCTAACCACGCACGGCTGGTCGGAACGCGAGGTCTTCGGCGTCCACCTCGCCCTGGAAGAGGCGGTCGTCAACGCCATCAAGCACGGCAACTGCCTCGACTGCCACAAGCAGGTGCAGGTCCGCTGCAAGATCTCGTCGGAGCGGATCTATGTCGAGGTGCAGGACGAAGGTACCGGGTTCAACCCCGACGCCGTGCCCGACTGCACCGACGAGGAATTCATCGATCGCCCCTGCGGTCGCGGCATCATGCTCATGCGCAGCTTCATGTCGCGCGTCGAGTACAACGAGAGCGGCAATGTCGTCGTGCTCGAGAAAGAGCGCGAACGCGACTCGTAA
- a CDS encoding STAS domain-containing protein has product MGVHRRLELSDVGDVTVVRFVDRKILDEANIQELGLELFRLVEDDHRQKLLLNFSSVEFLSSAALGKLITLDKKVKAHGGKLKLSNIRPEIYEVFAITKLNKLFDIKDDEADALAAF; this is encoded by the coding sequence ATGGGCGTTCACCGCCGGCTCGAGCTATCGGACGTCGGCGACGTGACTGTCGTCCGCTTCGTCGATCGCAAGATCCTCGACGAGGCCAATATCCAGGAGTTGGGCCTCGAACTGTTTCGCCTGGTCGAAGACGACCATCGCCAGAAGCTGTTGCTCAACTTCTCCTCGGTCGAGTTCCTGTCGAGCGCCGCCCTGGGCAAGCTGATCACGCTCGACAAGAAAGTGAAAGCACACGGCGGCAAGCTCAAGTTGAGCAACATCCGGCCAGAGATCTACGAGGTCTTCGCCATCACGAAGTTGAACAAGCTGTTCGATATCAAGGATGACGAAGCAGACGCCCTGGCGGCGTTCTAA